In Geotalea uraniireducens, the genomic window CCGGCATCTGGCGCTGCCGATCACCTCGAAGATCAGCTACAGCGTGCTGCCACACCGGGTGGTCACGGTCAGCGAATACGTCCGGAGCTATCTGCTCGGCGAAGGGATTGCCCCGGAACAGGTGACGGCAATCCCCACCGGCATCGACCTCGAACGGTTCTGCGCCGAGCGGGCGCCGGCCACCCTGCGTCAGGAACTGGGCCTTGGCGCCGACGAACCGTTGATCGGTACCGTCGCCATCCTCCGTTACCGCAAAGGACACCATATCCTGCTGGAGGCAATCCCGCAGGTGCTGACCCGCTTTCCCGAGGCGCGGTTCGTCTTTGCCGGCAACGGCCCCCAGGAAGAGAACATCCGCCAGGCGATCGACCGGCTCGGGCTGGCATCGCGGGTAATCATGCTCGGTCTGCGCAACGACATTCCCAATCTGCTCAATGCCTTCGACCTGTTCGTGCTGCCGACCCTCCAGGAAGCGCTCGGCACCTCGTTCCTCGAAGCGATGGCGATGGGCAAGCCGGTCATCGGCTGCGGGGTCGACGGTGTCGGCGAGGTAATCCACGACGGGGTCAACGGGTTCCTGGTGGCGCCGAACGAGCCGCAGCAGCTTGCCGAACGGATCATCGCCCTTATCGAGGATCGCCGGCTGGCGGCGACCATGGGGCGGGCGGGGCAGGAAATCGTCCGCCGCGATTTTTCGGTGGAGCGGATGTGCGAGCGGATGCTTGCCCTTTACCAGGAGCTCGTTGAGGGGAGGGCGCGATGAGGCCGGTGCCGGTGCTGATGTACCACCATGTCAACCCGCACCGCGGCGATACGGTCACCGTCACGCCGGAGGTCTTCGACGGCCAGATGCGCTATCTGGCCGAGCAGGGGTACCGAACCCTCAGCCTCGACGAACTCGGCGCCTATCTGCGCGGCGAATTGGCACTGCGGGAGCGGGCGGTGGTCGTCACCTTCGACGACGGCTGGCTGGACAACTACCGCTACGCCTTCGCCACCCTGGCGCGCTACCGGATCAAGGCGACCATCTTCGTGGTGACCGGCCGCACCGGCCAGTGCGGCTGCCAGGAAGGCGCCGCGGCGGCGGAGATTCCCTCCCACGGCGCGGCCAAACGGCTGATTGCTGACGGCGATGCCGACAAGGTGGTCCTGGGGTGGGAGCTGATCGAGGAGATGGCCCGCGGCGGCCTGATCGAATTTCATTCGCACACCGTCTCCCATCGGAAATGCGGCGAGCTGGCGGGCGAGGAACTGCGGACCGAGATCGAAGAGTCGAAGCGGGTAATGGAAGAACGGCTGGGGCGGCCATGCCGCTTTCTCTGCTGGCCCTACGGCAGTTTCAATGCCGAAGGGGTGGCCCTGGCGCGGCAAGCCGGCTACGAGGGGGTATTCACCGTCCGTCCGGATGTCGTCCGGCCCGGCACCGACCCCTATGCGATTCCCCGCATCGTCGTCAAGGATAGTGTTTCGTGGTTCAAGAGCCGGCTGCGGATCTATACCAGCCCGTTTTGGGCGCCGCTGTACCTGGCGACGAGAAAAAAAGCCTGACCAGGCGTCGGCCCGCCGACCCCATTTCATTTACGGAAGCCCATGGCCAGATTCCTCCACAAACTGCTCGACCGGTACCTCGAACGCTACCTGCGAGCCCACCCGCAGCAGTTGCAGCCCATTGAGCGGCTCGAGCGCCCGCCGGCCCGTCTTCTGGTCATCTCTTCGACGGCGCTCGGCGACACGCTGCTCTCGACGCCGGCGATCAAGAGCCTGCGCAAGTCGTTTCCCGAGGCGCGGATCACCTTCCTGGTCCATCGCAACGTGGCGCCGCTCTTTGCCGGTTTTCCCTATGTCGACGAGACGGTTCTCTATCATGGCGGCTACAGGCGTTTTTTCAGCACCGTCGCCGAGTTGCGTCGGCAGCAGCCGGAGGCGGCACTCATCTTCCACGGCAACGGCCCCCAGGATATCGCCCTGGCGGTCCTGAGCGGTGCCCGGTTCATCCTCAAGCACCCGACGGCGAGTCCGCAGCGGATTTACCTTTCGCACCAGTTCATGCCGAAACGGCAACACACCATCGAAGATCGGCTCGACTTGGTCCGGCTGCTCGGCGGCACGGTGATCGATCCGACCATGGAAATCCCGCCGCTTAGGGACGGGAACCGGGACGCCGCGGTCCTGGCCGGTCTGGGCGGAGCGGGGAAAATAGTCGGCTTCCAGGTAGGGGCGTCCCATCCCTACAACATGTGGCCGATCGACAACTTCGGCCGGCTGGCCGAAAAGATCCTGGCGGCCGATCCCGAGGTGACCATCGTCGTTACCGGCGTCGACCGGGAGCGCCCCCTGGGAGAAAAGCTCGTCCATGCCTGTGGCAACAGGGTGCTGAACTGCTGCGGCCGTTACGGGATCGCCGATTTACCCTATCTCATCCGGCGTTTTTCGCTGCTCGTCACCGGCGACACCGGCCCGATGCACTTGGCGATCGCCCTCGGCGTCCCGACGCTGTCGCTCTTCTCGGCGGCCAACCACTTGGGCACCGGCCCGTACCAGGACCCGACCCTGCACCGGGTGATCCAGAAAGACGGGAGCTTTGTCCATCGCCTCCCCAAGAAGCAGCGTGACGACAGCGCCATGCGCCTTATCTCCGTGGAAGAAGTCTTTGCCGCCTATGAAGCTTGTCTGCATCACTGATCAGTTCGAAGGTTCGGATCACTCGTCGATCGAGGGGATTTTTGGCGGCTATCTGCAGGCGCACTGCGATGTTCAGCTGGTCTACTTCTCCCGGGAGCGGCGCGAGCCGTACTGCGATGGGCGCCGGCTTATCCTGCCGTACCGCTTCAAGCGGCACGGGGCCGCCGGCCAGATCGACCGCTTCGTTTCCCTGTCGAGCGTTGACTTCGTCATCGTCCGCAATTTCTTTCCGGTGCTGCGGGACGTCGTGCGCCAGCGCAAAGGGGTGGGGTTCAGGATCGGTTTCTGGAATTCCTTTCCCCATACCTATCGGCGGCTTTTCGAGGCCGAGCAGGAGCGGCGGGCGGTCCTGCGGAAAAGCGTCGAATACCGGGTCCGGAGCTACTTCGAACGGCGCCTGGTCGACCGGTGCGATTTTCTTGTCACCATGTCGCCGGAGTTTCAGGCCAGTTTCTACCCCGGGCTGGCCATTCCCCACCTGGCGCTACCGATGGGGATCGACTTCGCCGGGCTGCCGACCTATCAGCCGGCAGGGGGGGGGCGAAAGCGGCTCATCTATACCGGCACGGTCGATTCGCTCCGCCAGACCGACCTGATTGCCGAGGCGCTGGCCGGGCTCGACGAGGATTTTGCCCTCGATATCTATACCCGGAGCGACAATGCCACCACACGGAAGATTGCGGCACTCGGCGACCGGCGGATCACGCTCTGCCCGCCGCTGCCGCGGCCGGAACTCTTCAGGAAGATGGCCGGCTACGACGCGGGCATCGGACTGATCCCGGAGAACCGGCTCTACAATGTCTCGTCGCCGACCAAAACGCTCGAATACTACGGCATCGGCATGCCGGCGATCGTCAATTACCTTCCTGAATACGTTGCCCTCTTCGATGAACGTTCGGCGTTTTTCTGTGATTTCAGGAAGGATGCCATTCAGAAGGCGGTCCGGCAGGTGCTTGCCGCGCCGGCGCACCGGCTTGCCGAAATGGGCCAGCGGGGCAGGGAGATCGTGGTCAACGGCCGCAGCTACGAGAGTCTGGCGCAACGGCTTTTCCGGTTTCTGGAGGGATTGCAGTGATAGTGGCGCTGTGGTTTCGGCGGATTTATCCGGGGAGTGAGGTTTGCTGACGATGAACGATAAGGTGCCCCGCAGGGTGTTGATTGTGTCGCCGGATGCCTTCTTGCCGCGCTACAACATGTTCCCGGATTTCGTGATCGGCAAGAAGCTGGCGGACGAAGGGACGCTGCAGGTGTTTTTTGCCACCCGGAAAACCGCCGGCACCAGGATGTTCGGCAGCTACGAAGGGGTCCGGACGTACCGGCTCCCCGGCCTGTTTTACCGTAACAACCGGCTCTGGTCGCTGTGCCGTTCGTTTTTTGCCGCGTTGCTGCTGCTACTGTTGGTTCGCCCGGATCTGCTGTTCGTCAACCATTTCCGTTCGGGCTGCTTCCCGCTCGTCTTCCTGGCGCGGCTGTTCGGGTGCCGGACGGTGCAGAGCGAGGCGGGAATCCTCCATGACGACTACATTACCGACGACCGGGACAACCCGCTCCGGGCGCCGGTCAAGGTCGACAATATCATCTGGCGGCTCGGCGCCGTCGGCGGGGGGCGCGGGGCGAAAAAACGGCTCTTCAACTATTTCCGGCACTGGCCGTGGTATCATGTCGACCGGCTGGTGTTCTATTCGCGCCACAACCTCGACTATGCGCGGCTGATCGGCCTCGACGAGCGAAAAATCAAAACGGTGCGGCATTTTTTCAACGCACGCTACCTGGAGCGGAGCACCGCGGCGATCGAGCAGTATCGCCTGCCGGGCAAGAAAGTGGTCTTTCTCATCTGCCAGCTCAAGCTGCGCAAAGGATACGACCTGTTCCTCGAAGCGGCGAAACGGGTTGCCGGCAGCCGCGAGGACGTAGTCTTCATCCTGGCCAGCTCCAGCCCGGACAAGGCCAGGCGGGAGGCGATCCGGGAGTTTGTCGAGGTCAATAACCTGGATGGCAAACTGCTCTTTCTGACGAGTATTTCCAACGAGGTGCGCAATTACCTCTATGAGCGGGCCGATGTCTACCTGATGCCGTCGCGCTACGAGGGGTTCGGCCTGCCGGCGATCGAAGCCGGCCATTCCGGCTGCGTCGTGGTCGCCTCCGACGTGCCGGCGCTCAACGAATTTCTGGAAGATGGCACGAACGCCCTGCTGTTCGCGGTTGACGATCTGGATGACCTCTACCGGCAGGTCCTGGCGGCCCTCGACCTGAACGATGACGAGAAGGCGAAGCTGGCTGCCGGGATGGCCCGGTCGAGCGAGTGGTTCGACATCGGCCGGCTGGAGAACTTTACCCGGGAGTTTCTGGAATTGGTGCAATGAAAAAGGAAAATTATTCGGCGGCATACTACGACGACATCGTCGCCCAGTCCCTCGGCGGGCTGCGGAAGAAATACGCCAAGTTCATCTCCTATGTCAGGGAGCCGCTCCAGCCGCGGCGGATCGTTGACCTGGGCTGCGGTTCGGGGACACTCTGCGCCTATCTGCGGGAGCGTTTTCCCACGGCGGAAATCCTCGGTCTGGACAAGTTCGAGACCCCGCTTGCGTCGGCGCGGCAGCGCTATCCCGGCCTGCTGTTCAAGTCCTGCGATCTCGAAAACGAGGACTTCCCGGTCGAGTCGGCCAGCGTCGATCTGGTGACCTCCCATGAGGTTATCGAGCATCTCGACTCGATCGACCATTTTTTCCGGGAGACGTGCCGGATCCTTGCCCCGGGGGGCATCATGATCCTGAAAACGCCAAACGGCCTCGACCTGATGCGCTATGTCGCCCGGCTCACCGGCTCGATCTGGTATGCCGATCACGACAAGACGCACCGCCGGTATTACGACTACTTCTCGGTCAAGGATGCGCTGGCCCCGTTCGGCTTCAGCCGGCTTTCCGCCCATACCGGCACCAAACCCCTGTATCGCAAGGGGATCGTCATTATTCCGGCAATTCCTTTCCTGGGGAACGGGCTGGTGGTCGTTGCCGGAAAATGAGCCGGCGGCCGCCGCGACCGGGGTGACGCCGGTGATACCCGGCGGCTCGGGCGGCGGCTGTGCCAAGGATTGATCTGTTCCGGAACGACATGCGGAGGAATACCATTCAATGACTCATCCGATTTTATGTGCCCTGCTGCGGGGGGCGGCGCCGGACCGCAGCGCCGCGTTGTGCGGGCGGATTGCCGTGCTGGCTGCCGAGGCCGCGCTGCCGGCCCACTTCCTAATCCGCAACGATCTGGCGGACGCCGTGCCGGCACCGGCTGCCCGAACGACCGTTGCTGCCACCGCCGGCACCGCCGAGCTGCTGCGGACTATCGGTGCGCTGTACCAACAAACGCCGTTCCGGGTCGTCCACGTCCATAACGACGACGATCTGCGCCTGTTCCTCCTTTGGCGTCTCCTGACCCGTCAGCCGTTCATGATCGTCAGGACCTGGTTTCCTGACGACGCCGTCCAGCCGGGGAGGCTGAACAATCTGATCTACAACCGCCTTACCGCCGTCAACCTGCTGCTGGCCGGCACCAGTGGCGACGATGGGGCGGTCATTGCCCTGCTTGACCGTTTCCGGCTGAAGAACCTCTTCACCGTTCGCGACGACCGGCAATTGGCGAACGGCGGCGCCGCCATGTTCGAGCACTGTTATCGCTCGATGACCCAGCCGAGCCGGCAGCAGGCGATCAGCGGCGTCAAGAACGACTGGTCGCACATTGCGCTGACCTATATCACCCATTATTATCTCAATCAGGGATCGCCCAACGCGGTCTTCAACCTGTTGAAGCGGTACGAACAGTGCGACCGGGCGGTGCTCGACCGGCTCCACTTCGTCATCGTCGACGACGGTTCGCCGCTGCAGCCCGAGATCCCGGAACTGAATCTCAATATCACCTGGCTGCGGGTCAACGAGGATATCCGCTGGAACCAGAGCGGCGCCCGCAACCTCGGCGCCGTCTATGCGAAATCGGACAAAATTCTCCTGACCGACCTCGACCACGAATTCCCGGAAGAAACCCTGCGGGCGATGATCGAGGCCCCCGAGTGCGGCCGCTCGATCTACAAGATTTATCGCATCGACCAGCACAGCGGCAAATCCCGCAAGGGGCACGCCAACACCTTTTTCCTGTCGCGGGCCCGTTTCATGCGGTTCTGGGGGTATGACGAAGAGTTCAGCGGACATTACGGCGCCGAGGATTACCGGTTCGTCAAATTCCAGAAAGCCCACGGCTGCCGGCAGCGGTACTTTAATTCCCGTTACCGGTGCCACATCCGGGCCGATATCGACCGAAAGCGGGAATACCACAGCCTTTCCCGGGATCTGAGCTGCAACACGCCGGTCGATGCACGGAAGAAGTTTGAGCTTGATACCTTTGGGCCGGCGGCCGGCCATAGCCGGACATTTCTCGACTTTACCTGGACCACGGTGCGGGAGCACCGGCGCGAGATCTCGACCGAGCCCGCCGTTAACCGGGGCTGGAAGCGGCGCTGGCTGTGGCGGTGGCTGGTCGGGGAACGGTAAACGGAGCGGCCGTGAAGATTGCCCTGATCAGACAGCGATATACGCCGTTCGGCGGCGCCGAGCGCTATATGGCCCGACTGGTGAGCAGCCTGCTGGCCGCGGGGCATGCGGTGCACGTTATCGCCGCTGCCTGGGAGACGGACGATACCGCGGGGGTCACGTTTCACCGGGTGCCGGTCCGGGCGCCGTTCGGCTGGCTCCGGGCGATCGTCTTTGCCCGGAATGCCCGGCGGCTCGTGGCGAACGAACGGTTCGATCTGGTGTTCAGTCTGGAACGGACCCTCCGGCAGGATGTCTACCGGGCCGGCGACGGCTGCCACCGCCGCTGGCTACGGCAGAAGAACCTCGGCAAGGGGTGGCCGGCGCGGCTGGCCACCATGCTCAACCCACTTCATTGGACCTATCTGGCGCTGGAGCGTCGGCTGTTCACCGACCCGGCGCTGCGGGGGGTGATTGCCAACGCGGCGTTCGTTCGGGATGATATCGTTAATATCTATGGCGTGGCGCCGGAGAAGGTCAGAATAGTCCGGAACGGCCTGGAACCGGCCGCCTTTGATCGCAGCGCGGCTCCGGAATCGCGGGCCGGCCTGGCGGAGGAGTTCGGCCTGGGGGATGAGTTGCGGCTCCTCTATGTCGGCTCCGGTTTCGAGCGGAAGGGGGTGCCGGCCCTGATCCGTGCCGCGGCGCGTCTTTCCGTGCCGTTCCGCCTGTTCGTCGTTGGCAAGGGGCGGGCGGCCAAATACCGCCGCCTGGCGGCCCGGTTGGGGATCGGCGACCGTGTGGTCTTTACGGGGCCGAGAAAAGATGTTAATCGTTTCTATCTCGGCTGCGACGTCTTTGCCTTTCCCACCCGTTACGATCCGTTCAGCAATGCCACTCTGGAAGCGATGGCGGCGGGACTGCCGGTGGTCACCAGCCGTTTCAACGGCGTAGCCGAACTGATCGACAGCGGAAAAAACGGCTTCGTGGTTGACGATCCGCTCGACACGGCGGCAATTGCCGCGGCGCTCGAACGCCTGGCGCCTCCCGCAGTGCGGGAGCGGCTGGGCGAGGAGGCGTACCGGACAGTCCTGCCGCTGACTATGGAACGGAATGTTCGGGAAACCCTAGAGGTGCTGCTGTCCGTCTTGCCGGCTTCGGTCGGTGGGCGACCCGGCCGGCCATGAGGTTGTTGCGATGCGTGTACTGATCGTCAAAGTTTCCGCCCTCGGCGACGTGATCCATACCCTACCGGTCCTCGATTATCTGCGCCAGGTAGTGCCGGGGATCGAGATCGACTGGGTGGTGGAGGAGGGGAACCGCGAGGTCCTCGAAGGGCATCCGCTGCTGCGACGGCTCCATATCGTCAAGACCAAGGTCTGGCGCAAGCATCCTTTTGCCGCCGCCACCCGCCGGGAGATCGGGGCACTGCGCGCAGCGTTTCGCGAGGCTTCGTACGACATCGCTTTCGATCTGCAGGGAAACTTCAAAAGCGGCCTGATCGCCTGGCTTTCCGGTGCCGAGCGCCGTTACGGCTTCGATGCCGAGGGGGTACGGGAATCGCTCAACCTCCTCTTTACAACGAACCAAGTGCCGCTCCGCCGCCAGGATTACCATGTTTCCACCCGGTCACTGCGCGTGGTCAGTGTTCCCTTCGGCAAAGACTACGCCGGGATGGGCATCGGCACCGATATTTACACTACTCCTGACGACGACGCGGCGGCCGAAGCGCTCTTGGCAACCCTCGCCGACGGTTTCGTCTTCCTCT contains:
- a CDS encoding glycosyltransferase family 4 protein, producing the protein MLTVLHTESSKGWGGQEQRTLREASGLKALGQRPLILCPAEAELGRRAAAAGIEVLHAPMRKSFDLPAIVRIMRVIARERVDVVNTHSGRDSFLAGLAGRLAGRRPVIVRTRHLALPITSKISYSVLPHRVVTVSEYVRSYLLGEGIAPEQVTAIPTGIDLERFCAERAPATLRQELGLGADEPLIGTVAILRYRKGHHILLEAIPQVLTRFPEARFVFAGNGPQEENIRQAIDRLGLASRVIMLGLRNDIPNLLNAFDLFVLPTLQEALGTSFLEAMAMGKPVIGCGVDGVGEVIHDGVNGFLVAPNEPQQLAERIIALIEDRRLAATMGRAGQEIVRRDFSVERMCERMLALYQELVEGRAR
- a CDS encoding polysaccharide deacetylase family protein; translated protein: MRPVPVLMYHHVNPHRGDTVTVTPEVFDGQMRYLAEQGYRTLSLDELGAYLRGELALRERAVVVTFDDGWLDNYRYAFATLARYRIKATIFVVTGRTGQCGCQEGAAAAEIPSHGAAKRLIADGDADKVVLGWELIEEMARGGLIEFHSHTVSHRKCGELAGEELRTEIEESKRVMEERLGRPCRFLCWPYGSFNAEGVALARQAGYEGVFTVRPDVVRPGTDPYAIPRIVVKDSVSWFKSRLRIYTSPFWAPLYLATRKKA
- a CDS encoding glycosyltransferase family 9 protein → MARFLHKLLDRYLERYLRAHPQQLQPIERLERPPARLLVISSTALGDTLLSTPAIKSLRKSFPEARITFLVHRNVAPLFAGFPYVDETVLYHGGYRRFFSTVAELRRQQPEAALIFHGNGPQDIALAVLSGARFILKHPTASPQRIYLSHQFMPKRQHTIEDRLDLVRLLGGTVIDPTMEIPPLRDGNRDAAVLAGLGGAGKIVGFQVGASHPYNMWPIDNFGRLAEKILAADPEVTIVVTGVDRERPLGEKLVHACGNRVLNCCGRYGIADLPYLIRRFSLLVTGDTGPMHLAIALGVPTLSLFSAANHLGTGPYQDPTLHRVIQKDGSFVHRLPKKQRDDSAMRLISVEEVFAAYEACLHH
- a CDS encoding glycosyltransferase family protein, which translates into the protein MKLVCITDQFEGSDHSSIEGIFGGYLQAHCDVQLVYFSRERREPYCDGRRLILPYRFKRHGAAGQIDRFVSLSSVDFVIVRNFFPVLRDVVRQRKGVGFRIGFWNSFPHTYRRLFEAEQERRAVLRKSVEYRVRSYFERRLVDRCDFLVTMSPEFQASFYPGLAIPHLALPMGIDFAGLPTYQPAGGGRKRLIYTGTVDSLRQTDLIAEALAGLDEDFALDIYTRSDNATTRKIAALGDRRITLCPPLPRPELFRKMAGYDAGIGLIPENRLYNVSSPTKTLEYYGIGMPAIVNYLPEYVALFDERSAFFCDFRKDAIQKAVRQVLAAPAHRLAEMGQRGREIVVNGRSYESLAQRLFRFLEGLQ
- a CDS encoding glycosyltransferase family 4 protein; the protein is MNDKVPRRVLIVSPDAFLPRYNMFPDFVIGKKLADEGTLQVFFATRKTAGTRMFGSYEGVRTYRLPGLFYRNNRLWSLCRSFFAALLLLLLVRPDLLFVNHFRSGCFPLVFLARLFGCRTVQSEAGILHDDYITDDRDNPLRAPVKVDNIIWRLGAVGGGRGAKKRLFNYFRHWPWYHVDRLVFYSRHNLDYARLIGLDERKIKTVRHFFNARYLERSTAAIEQYRLPGKKVVFLICQLKLRKGYDLFLEAAKRVAGSREDVVFILASSSPDKARREAIREFVEVNNLDGKLLFLTSISNEVRNYLYERADVYLMPSRYEGFGLPAIEAGHSGCVVVASDVPALNEFLEDGTNALLFAVDDLDDLYRQVLAALDLNDDEKAKLAAGMARSSEWFDIGRLENFTREFLELVQ
- a CDS encoding class I SAM-dependent methyltransferase; this translates as MKKENYSAAYYDDIVAQSLGGLRKKYAKFISYVREPLQPRRIVDLGCGSGTLCAYLRERFPTAEILGLDKFETPLASARQRYPGLLFKSCDLENEDFPVESASVDLVTSHEVIEHLDSIDHFFRETCRILAPGGIMILKTPNGLDLMRYVARLTGSIWYADHDKTHRRYYDYFSVKDALAPFGFSRLSAHTGTKPLYRKGIVIIPAIPFLGNGLVVVAGK
- a CDS encoding glycosyltransferase is translated as MTHPILCALLRGAAPDRSAALCGRIAVLAAEAALPAHFLIRNDLADAVPAPAARTTVAATAGTAELLRTIGALYQQTPFRVVHVHNDDDLRLFLLWRLLTRQPFMIVRTWFPDDAVQPGRLNNLIYNRLTAVNLLLAGTSGDDGAVIALLDRFRLKNLFTVRDDRQLANGGAAMFEHCYRSMTQPSRQQAISGVKNDWSHIALTYITHYYLNQGSPNAVFNLLKRYEQCDRAVLDRLHFVIVDDGSPLQPEIPELNLNITWLRVNEDIRWNQSGARNLGAVYAKSDKILLTDLDHEFPEETLRAMIEAPECGRSIYKIYRIDQHSGKSRKGHANTFFLSRARFMRFWGYDEEFSGHYGAEDYRFVKFQKAHGCRQRYFNSRYRCHIRADIDRKREYHSLSRDLSCNTPVDARKKFELDTFGPAAGHSRTFLDFTWTTVREHRREISTEPAVNRGWKRRWLWRWLVGER
- a CDS encoding glycosyltransferase family 4 protein; translation: MKIALIRQRYTPFGGAERYMARLVSSLLAAGHAVHVIAAAWETDDTAGVTFHRVPVRAPFGWLRAIVFARNARRLVANERFDLVFSLERTLRQDVYRAGDGCHRRWLRQKNLGKGWPARLATMLNPLHWTYLALERRLFTDPALRGVIANAAFVRDDIVNIYGVAPEKVRIVRNGLEPAAFDRSAAPESRAGLAEEFGLGDELRLLYVGSGFERKGVPALIRAAARLSVPFRLFVVGKGRAAKYRRLAARLGIGDRVVFTGPRKDVNRFYLGCDVFAFPTRYDPFSNATLEAMAAGLPVVTSRFNGVAELIDSGKNGFVVDDPLDTAAIAAALERLAPPAVRERLGEEAYRTVLPLTMERNVRETLEVLLSVLPASVGGRPGRP
- the waaC gene encoding lipopolysaccharide heptosyltransferase I; protein product: MRVLIVKVSALGDVIHTLPVLDYLRQVVPGIEIDWVVEEGNREVLEGHPLLRRLHIVKTKVWRKHPFAAATRREIGALRAAFREASYDIAFDLQGNFKSGLIAWLSGAERRYGFDAEGVRESLNLLFTTNQVPLRRQDYHVSTRSLRVVSVPFGKDYAGMGIGTDIYTTPDDDAAAEALLATLADGFVFLFHNGTTWRTKLWHEEGWIELGRQVAARYADASIVLSWGNEEERKAAETIAAGIGGAARVLPKLTVKGLCALIKKVDLVVGGDTGPVHLAAAVGTPTVSFYRSTDGQRNGPRGDSHVLVQSPLPCRACLRKECDKDRACRSSITATALLAGIDRLLSPPFPSVG